Proteins encoded within one genomic window of Setaria italica strain Yugu1 chromosome IV, Setaria_italica_v2.0, whole genome shotgun sequence:
- the LOC101774055 gene encoding uncharacterized protein LOC101774055 isoform X1, protein MGIGRKRRRGGGELGRVAEIVMVMAAAGEARGGRAPTAAERALAAEARGALAAVVAGEVELLRPRELFTTEAVRALVQDLGLTRTRDPAAVGFRPRKASIAERVLLTKRKMEEVKEALVPSPTVPKMTASSARKGFQHGASKITTGVPRNLSTPMTSPVISKQPMLNATVAGASSIKSPDIPSAVSLPPIGSADVEMEIVVNGSNFTQNGGAETIEQSNKSGHHTANSSNRSSLQSSSQAEKSVDEKEPAICPGTGSVVMGYQAPKEELSVQKQTIFSNHKAIAKNVARILRQPANHPSWSVPSTEYMNKRLDCQICKVPIINTESLLVCDACERGAHVKCLQYYGNQGLQKPEWYCPTCVLHSKGKPLPPKYGKVSRTIVVPNTCMTNGAQPSQVAAENPTEKDGRSDKNVAANGSVINQNTNKVGSTVCKSGTLALDATGSKSPSGAEPRKEDVKHDETSSVEKEGNGVPSGGIHTETATLCNKAQSSGASTYSSGNLSGGFHMYIESSSVSPVNYSILQSTALSGVKHADHSSIVSSVENCQSTRAPTDELYQADGVTNNGIRKPHKHETMANDAISDHDNAHQMTLNGHLCSKPEIIGDRNAYEGSSTASIIDWVGDGLKSIDNKTYYNSCNIDGVIYNLHDHMLIASEGGKFGPCKLQSLWEEHDSGSRLAMVNPYIFGSDIPGSISKPCIDEEDEVYGSNNDRIVLVSAIHGPCEVLHVDKFREETKRRCQLDSSGCVLHPIFFCRWNYDDSTSSFYKDYNVDN, encoded by the exons ATGGGGATCGGGCGGAAGCGGCGACGAGGGGGCGGGGAGCTGGGCCGGGTGGCGGAGATCGTGAtggtgatggcggcggccggggaggcgcggggcgggcgggccccgacggcggcggagcgcgcGCTCGCGGCCGAGGCGCGGGGAGCGCTCGCCGCCGTAGTGGCGGGGGAGGTGGAGCTGCTGCGGCCCAGGGAGCTGTTCACGACAGAGGCGGTTCGCGCGCTCGTCCAGGACCTTGGGCTCACTCGGACCAGGGACCCCGCAGCCGTGGGATTCCGCCCGCGCAAGGCCTCCATCGCCGAGAGGGTCCTCCTCACCAAGCGCAAG ATGGAAGAAGTGAAGGAAGCTCTGGTCCCTTCACCAACTGTGCCTAAAATGACAGCCTCAAGTGCTAGAAAAGGATTCCAGCATGGAGCTTCTAAGATCACCACTGGAGTACCCAGGAATCTGTCAACCCCAATGACATCCCCAGTTATCTCAAAGCAGCCCATGCTAAATGCAACAGTAGCAGGAGCATCTTCTATAAAATCACCTGACATCCCTTCAGCTGTTTCACTGCCACCTATTGGCTCTGCAGATGTCGAAATGGAAATTGTTGTTAATGGTTCAAATTTCACACAAAACGGAG GTGCAGAAACTATTGAACAGTCAAATAAATCAGGTCATCACACTGCTAATAGTTCCAATCGAAGTTCCTTACAGAGTTCCAGTCAAGCAGAGAAATCTGTGGATGAAAAGGAGCCTGCTATTTGCCCTGGGACAGGAAGTGTTGTTATGGGATATCAAGCTCCAAAGGAGGAGCTCTCTGTTCAAAAACAAACAATCTTCTCCAATCACAAGGCAATAGCAAAAAACGTTGCACGGATTCTGCGCCAACCTGCTAATCACCCCAGCTGGAGTGTGCCTTCAACTGAGTATATGAATAAAAGACTGGACTGTCAGATATGTAAAGTTCCTATCATCAATACGGAAAGTTTGCTTGTTTGTGATGCCTGTGAGAGGGGTGCGCACGTAAAATGTCTTCAGTATTATGGGAATCAAGGTCTGCAAAAACCTGAGTGGTATTGTCCAACATGTGTGTTACATAGTAAGGGCAAGCCCCTCCCTCCAAAATATGGCAAGGTTTCAAGAACTATTGTTGTACCAAATACTTGTATGACTAATGGTGCACAGCCTTCTCAGGTAGCAGCAGAAAACCCAACTGAAAAAGATGGCAGAAGTGATAAAAATGTAGCAGCAAATGGAAGTGTTATCAATCAAAACACCAACAAAGTTGGCAGCACTGTGTGCAAAAGTGGTACATTGGCTTTAGATGCTACTGGTTCTAAATCACCTTCTGGTGCTGAACCTCGAAAAGAAGATGTTAAACATGATGAAACCTCATCTGTAGAAAAGGAAGGAAATGGCGTGCCTTCTGGTGGCATACATACAGAAACTGCAACATTATGCAATAAAGCTCAGAGTAGTGGAGCATCAACGTATAGTTCTGGCAATCTGTCAGGGGGCTTTCATATGTATATTGAGAGCAGTTCTGTGAGTCCAGTAAATTATTCCATCCTGCAGTCTACAGCACTTTCTGGCGTAAAGCATGCGGACCATTCTTCCATTGTTTCTTCTGTAGAGAATTGTCAGAGCACTAGAGCACCAACTGATGAATTATACCAAGCAGATGGAGTCACTAACAATGGGATAAGAAAGCCACATAAACACGAAACTATGGCAAATGATGCCATCTCAGATCATGACAATGCTCATCAGATGACTTTAAATGGACACCTTTGTTCTAAACCTGAAATTATAGGGGATCGTAATGCATATGAAGGTTCCAGCACAGCTAGTATTATTGATTGGGTTGGTGATGGCCTCAAATCTATTGACAACAAGACTTACTATAACTCTTGTAATATTGATGGTGTAATATACAATCTTCATGATCATATGTTGATTGCCTCTGAAGGTGGCAAGTTCGGTCCGTGTAAGCTGCAG TCACTGTGGGAAGAGCATGACTCTGGTTCTAGGCTGGCTATGGTTAATCCCTACATATTTGGCTCCGACATACCAGGATCTATTAGCAAACCATGTATCGATGAAGAGGATGAG GTATATGGTTCAAACAATGATAGAATTGTGTTAGTTTCTGCTATTCATGGCCCTTGTGAGGTACTACATGTTGACAAGTTTAGAGAGGAGACCAAGAGAAGATGTCAATTAGACAGTTCAGGTTGTGTGTTGCATCCAATTTTCTTCTGCAG GTGGAACTATGATGATTCCACAAGCAGTTTCTATAAAGATTACAATGTTGACAATTAG
- the LOC101774055 gene encoding uncharacterized protein LOC101774055 isoform X2 encodes MGIGRKRRRGGGELGRVAEIVMVMAAAGEARGGRAPTAAERALAAEARGALAAVVAGEVELLRPRELFTTEAVRALVQDLGLTRTRDPAAVGFRPRKASIAERVLLTKRKMEEVKEALVPSPTVPKMTASSARKGFQHGASKITTGVPRNLSTPMTSPVISKQPMLNATVAGASSIKSPDIPSAVSLPPIGSADVEMEIVVNGSNFTQNGGAETIEQSNKSGHHTANSSNRSSLQSSSQAEKSVDEKEPAICPGTGSVVMGYQAPKEELSVQKQTIFSNHKAIAKNVARILRQPANHPSWSVPSTEYMNKRLDCQICKVPIINTESLLVCDACERGAHVKCLQYYGNQGLQKPEWYCPTCVLHSKGKPLPPKYGKVSRTIVVPNTCMTNGAQPSQVAAENPTEKDGRSDKNVAANGSVINQNTNKVGSTVCKSGTLALDATGSKSPSGAEPRKEDVKHDETSSVEKEGNGVPSGGIHTETATLCNKAQSSGASTYSSGNLSGGFHMYIESSSVSPVNYSILQSTALSGVKHADHSSIVSSVENCQSTRAPTDELYQADGVTNNGIRKPHKHETMANDAISDHDNAHQMTLNGHLCSKPEIIGDRNAYEGSSTASIIDWVGDGLKSIDNKTYYNSCNIDGVIYNLHDHMLIASEGGKFGPCKLQSLWEEHDSGSRLAMVNPYIFGSDIPGSISKPCIDEEDEVYGSNNDRIVLVSAIHGPCEVLHVDKFREETKRRCQLDSSGCVLHPIFFCSIGSCQWYFCTMS; translated from the exons ATGGGGATCGGGCGGAAGCGGCGACGAGGGGGCGGGGAGCTGGGCCGGGTGGCGGAGATCGTGAtggtgatggcggcggccggggaggcgcggggcgggcgggccccgacggcggcggagcgcgcGCTCGCGGCCGAGGCGCGGGGAGCGCTCGCCGCCGTAGTGGCGGGGGAGGTGGAGCTGCTGCGGCCCAGGGAGCTGTTCACGACAGAGGCGGTTCGCGCGCTCGTCCAGGACCTTGGGCTCACTCGGACCAGGGACCCCGCAGCCGTGGGATTCCGCCCGCGCAAGGCCTCCATCGCCGAGAGGGTCCTCCTCACCAAGCGCAAG ATGGAAGAAGTGAAGGAAGCTCTGGTCCCTTCACCAACTGTGCCTAAAATGACAGCCTCAAGTGCTAGAAAAGGATTCCAGCATGGAGCTTCTAAGATCACCACTGGAGTACCCAGGAATCTGTCAACCCCAATGACATCCCCAGTTATCTCAAAGCAGCCCATGCTAAATGCAACAGTAGCAGGAGCATCTTCTATAAAATCACCTGACATCCCTTCAGCTGTTTCACTGCCACCTATTGGCTCTGCAGATGTCGAAATGGAAATTGTTGTTAATGGTTCAAATTTCACACAAAACGGAG GTGCAGAAACTATTGAACAGTCAAATAAATCAGGTCATCACACTGCTAATAGTTCCAATCGAAGTTCCTTACAGAGTTCCAGTCAAGCAGAGAAATCTGTGGATGAAAAGGAGCCTGCTATTTGCCCTGGGACAGGAAGTGTTGTTATGGGATATCAAGCTCCAAAGGAGGAGCTCTCTGTTCAAAAACAAACAATCTTCTCCAATCACAAGGCAATAGCAAAAAACGTTGCACGGATTCTGCGCCAACCTGCTAATCACCCCAGCTGGAGTGTGCCTTCAACTGAGTATATGAATAAAAGACTGGACTGTCAGATATGTAAAGTTCCTATCATCAATACGGAAAGTTTGCTTGTTTGTGATGCCTGTGAGAGGGGTGCGCACGTAAAATGTCTTCAGTATTATGGGAATCAAGGTCTGCAAAAACCTGAGTGGTATTGTCCAACATGTGTGTTACATAGTAAGGGCAAGCCCCTCCCTCCAAAATATGGCAAGGTTTCAAGAACTATTGTTGTACCAAATACTTGTATGACTAATGGTGCACAGCCTTCTCAGGTAGCAGCAGAAAACCCAACTGAAAAAGATGGCAGAAGTGATAAAAATGTAGCAGCAAATGGAAGTGTTATCAATCAAAACACCAACAAAGTTGGCAGCACTGTGTGCAAAAGTGGTACATTGGCTTTAGATGCTACTGGTTCTAAATCACCTTCTGGTGCTGAACCTCGAAAAGAAGATGTTAAACATGATGAAACCTCATCTGTAGAAAAGGAAGGAAATGGCGTGCCTTCTGGTGGCATACATACAGAAACTGCAACATTATGCAATAAAGCTCAGAGTAGTGGAGCATCAACGTATAGTTCTGGCAATCTGTCAGGGGGCTTTCATATGTATATTGAGAGCAGTTCTGTGAGTCCAGTAAATTATTCCATCCTGCAGTCTACAGCACTTTCTGGCGTAAAGCATGCGGACCATTCTTCCATTGTTTCTTCTGTAGAGAATTGTCAGAGCACTAGAGCACCAACTGATGAATTATACCAAGCAGATGGAGTCACTAACAATGGGATAAGAAAGCCACATAAACACGAAACTATGGCAAATGATGCCATCTCAGATCATGACAATGCTCATCAGATGACTTTAAATGGACACCTTTGTTCTAAACCTGAAATTATAGGGGATCGTAATGCATATGAAGGTTCCAGCACAGCTAGTATTATTGATTGGGTTGGTGATGGCCTCAAATCTATTGACAACAAGACTTACTATAACTCTTGTAATATTGATGGTGTAATATACAATCTTCATGATCATATGTTGATTGCCTCTGAAGGTGGCAAGTTCGGTCCGTGTAAGCTGCAG TCACTGTGGGAAGAGCATGACTCTGGTTCTAGGCTGGCTATGGTTAATCCCTACATATTTGGCTCCGACATACCAGGATCTATTAGCAAACCATGTATCGATGAAGAGGATGAG GTATATGGTTCAAACAATGATAGAATTGTGTTAGTTTCTGCTATTCATGGCCCTTGTGAGGTACTACATGTTGACAAGTTTAGAGAGGAGACCAAGAGAAGATGTCAATTAGACAGTTCAGGTTGTGTGTTGCATCCAATTTTCTTCTGCAG CATTGGGAGCTGCCAGTGGTACTTTTGCACAATGAGCTAG
- the LOC101774055 gene encoding uncharacterized protein LOC101774055 isoform X3, with protein MGIGRKRRRGGGELGRVAEIVMVMAAAGEARGGRAPTAAERALAAEARGALAAVVAGEVELLRPRELFTTEAVRALVQDLGLTRTRDPAAVGFRPRKASIAERVLLTKRKMEEVKEALVPSPTVPKMTASSARKGFQHGASKITTGVPRNLSTPMTSPVISKQPMLNATVAGASSIKSPDIPSAVSLPPIGSADVEMEIVVNGSNFTQNGGAETIEQSNKSGHHTANSSNRSSLQSSSQAEKSVDEKEPAICPGTGSVVMGYQAPKEELSVQKQTIFSNHKAIAKNVARILRQPANHPSWSVPSTEYMNKRLDCQICKVPIINTESLLVCDACERGAHVKCLQYYGNQGLQKPEWYCPTCVLHSKGKPLPPKYGKVSRTIVVPNTCMTNGAQPSQVAAENPTEKDGRSDKNVAANGSVINQNTNKVGSTVCKSGTLALDATGSKSPSGAEPRKEDVKHDETSSVEKEGNGVPSGGIHTETATLCNKAQSSGASTYSSGNLSGGFHMYIESSSVSPVNYSILQSTALSGVKHADHSSIVSSVENCQSTRAPTDELYQADGVTNNGIRKPHKHETMANDAISDHDNAHQMTLNGHLCSKPEIIGDRNAYEGSSTASIIDWVGDGLKSIDNKTYYNSCNIDGVIYNLHDHMLIASEGGKFGPCKLQARLLISFLTVTVGRA; from the exons ATGGGGATCGGGCGGAAGCGGCGACGAGGGGGCGGGGAGCTGGGCCGGGTGGCGGAGATCGTGAtggtgatggcggcggccggggaggcgcggggcgggcgggccccgacggcggcggagcgcgcGCTCGCGGCCGAGGCGCGGGGAGCGCTCGCCGCCGTAGTGGCGGGGGAGGTGGAGCTGCTGCGGCCCAGGGAGCTGTTCACGACAGAGGCGGTTCGCGCGCTCGTCCAGGACCTTGGGCTCACTCGGACCAGGGACCCCGCAGCCGTGGGATTCCGCCCGCGCAAGGCCTCCATCGCCGAGAGGGTCCTCCTCACCAAGCGCAAG ATGGAAGAAGTGAAGGAAGCTCTGGTCCCTTCACCAACTGTGCCTAAAATGACAGCCTCAAGTGCTAGAAAAGGATTCCAGCATGGAGCTTCTAAGATCACCACTGGAGTACCCAGGAATCTGTCAACCCCAATGACATCCCCAGTTATCTCAAAGCAGCCCATGCTAAATGCAACAGTAGCAGGAGCATCTTCTATAAAATCACCTGACATCCCTTCAGCTGTTTCACTGCCACCTATTGGCTCTGCAGATGTCGAAATGGAAATTGTTGTTAATGGTTCAAATTTCACACAAAACGGAG GTGCAGAAACTATTGAACAGTCAAATAAATCAGGTCATCACACTGCTAATAGTTCCAATCGAAGTTCCTTACAGAGTTCCAGTCAAGCAGAGAAATCTGTGGATGAAAAGGAGCCTGCTATTTGCCCTGGGACAGGAAGTGTTGTTATGGGATATCAAGCTCCAAAGGAGGAGCTCTCTGTTCAAAAACAAACAATCTTCTCCAATCACAAGGCAATAGCAAAAAACGTTGCACGGATTCTGCGCCAACCTGCTAATCACCCCAGCTGGAGTGTGCCTTCAACTGAGTATATGAATAAAAGACTGGACTGTCAGATATGTAAAGTTCCTATCATCAATACGGAAAGTTTGCTTGTTTGTGATGCCTGTGAGAGGGGTGCGCACGTAAAATGTCTTCAGTATTATGGGAATCAAGGTCTGCAAAAACCTGAGTGGTATTGTCCAACATGTGTGTTACATAGTAAGGGCAAGCCCCTCCCTCCAAAATATGGCAAGGTTTCAAGAACTATTGTTGTACCAAATACTTGTATGACTAATGGTGCACAGCCTTCTCAGGTAGCAGCAGAAAACCCAACTGAAAAAGATGGCAGAAGTGATAAAAATGTAGCAGCAAATGGAAGTGTTATCAATCAAAACACCAACAAAGTTGGCAGCACTGTGTGCAAAAGTGGTACATTGGCTTTAGATGCTACTGGTTCTAAATCACCTTCTGGTGCTGAACCTCGAAAAGAAGATGTTAAACATGATGAAACCTCATCTGTAGAAAAGGAAGGAAATGGCGTGCCTTCTGGTGGCATACATACAGAAACTGCAACATTATGCAATAAAGCTCAGAGTAGTGGAGCATCAACGTATAGTTCTGGCAATCTGTCAGGGGGCTTTCATATGTATATTGAGAGCAGTTCTGTGAGTCCAGTAAATTATTCCATCCTGCAGTCTACAGCACTTTCTGGCGTAAAGCATGCGGACCATTCTTCCATTGTTTCTTCTGTAGAGAATTGTCAGAGCACTAGAGCACCAACTGATGAATTATACCAAGCAGATGGAGTCACTAACAATGGGATAAGAAAGCCACATAAACACGAAACTATGGCAAATGATGCCATCTCAGATCATGACAATGCTCATCAGATGACTTTAAATGGACACCTTTGTTCTAAACCTGAAATTATAGGGGATCGTAATGCATATGAAGGTTCCAGCACAGCTAGTATTATTGATTGGGTTGGTGATGGCCTCAAATCTATTGACAACAAGACTTACTATAACTCTTGTAATATTGATGGTGTAATATACAATCTTCATGATCATATGTTGATTGCCTCTGAAGGTGGCAAGTTCGGTCCGTGTAAGCTGCAG GCGAGGTTACTAATTTCTTTCCTTACAGTCACTGTGGGAAGAGCATGA